From the genome of Neodiprion pinetum isolate iyNeoPine1 chromosome 3, iyNeoPine1.2, whole genome shotgun sequence, one region includes:
- the Acsl gene encoding fatty acid CoA ligase Acsl3 isoform X2, protein MEGFWIAGAIRAIQAISYVCDLLTFPVYLVLQRPWEKRKKSRRVKAKLVSKDENSVTYRSVDSPGEMHVAMKKRKVETLDEMLLWVAQVHNSKRCLGTRQILAEEDELQPNGRVFKKYKMGDYKWKTFSEVERLAASFGRGLRNLGMRSGRNVVIFAETRAEWMIAAHGCFKQNFPIVTIYATLGDEAIAHGINETEVDTVITSHDLLPKFKRLLELAPKIKTVIFMEDQLKPTNTSGYKDGVTLVPFSDVIKTGNTLKIEPSPPKADDTAIIMYTSGSTGIPKGVLLSHKNIIATLKAYCDVVEIRSDDVFLGYLPLAHVFELLAESVCLLSGVPIGYSTPLTMIDSSSKIQRGSKGDASVLHPTCLTAVPLILDRISKGINENVKRGGPFKQAIFNFAYEYKLKWLKRGYETPLCDKYVFGAAKQVLGGRARLILSGGAPLSPDTHCQIKLCLCVTVTQGYGLTETTSCATVMDTYDRSTGRAGAPTTACDIKLVSWEEAGYRVTDKPYPRGEVIIGGDNVSAGYYKLKDKTSEDFYQECGKQWFKTGDIAEVHPDGCIKIIDRKKDLVKLQLGEYVSLGKVEAELKTCPAVENICIYGDASKHYTVALVVPNPRHLEELAENLGLRPSSLEELCNNPEIEKAVLQELVEQSKKCKLEKFEIPGAVKLCAEQWSPDMGLVTAAFKLKRKAVQERYQHEINRMYAS, encoded by the exons ATGGAGGGTTTCTGGATAGCCGGCGCTATACGCGCCATCCAGGCGATTTCTTACGTCTGCGATCTGCTCACCTTTCCGGTCTACCTGGTCCTCCAGCGGCCCTGGGAAAAGCGGAAGAAGTCCAGGCGAGTCAAGGCCAAGCTGGTATCGAAGGACGAGAACTCTGTGACCTACAGGTCAGTCGACAGTCCCGGGGAGATGCACGTCGCAATGAAAAAACGGAAGGTCGAAACCCTCGATGAAATGCTTCTTTGGGTCGCCCAAGTTCACAACTCGAAACGATGCCTCGGTACGAGACAGATCCTCgccgaggaggacgagctgcaGCCGAACGGTAGAGTCTTCAAAAAG TACAAAATGGGCGACTACAAGTGGAAGACCTTCTCGGAGGTCGAGAGACTCGCCGCGTCTTTCGGCCGAGGATTGAGGAACCTGGGAATGAGGTCGGGACGAAATGTGGTGATATTCGCTGAGACCAGAGCCGAGTGGATGATCGCGGCTCATGGATGCTTCAAGCAGAATTTCCCCATCGTTACGATATACGCGACACTTGGCGACGAGGCGATCGCTCACGGGATAAACGAGACCGAGGTCGACACCGTAATAACCAGTCACGATCTCCTTCCCAAGTTCAAAAGGCTACTTGAACTAGCGCCTAAGATAAAGACCGTAATTTTCATGGAGGATCAGCTCAAGCCCACAAACACATCGGGGTACAAG GATGGCGTTACTCTGGTGCCGTTTTCAGACGTCATCAAGACCGGTAACACCCTGAAAATCGAACCGTCACCGCCCAAGGCAGATGACACAGCGATAATAATGTACACCTCGGGCTCGACGGGAATTCCAAAGGGTGTTCTTCTCTCCCACAAAAACATCATCGCGACTCTCAAGGCCTACTGTGACGTCGTTGAAATTCGATCCGACGATGTATTCCTCGGTTATCTTCCACTCGCCCACGTCTTTGAACTATTAGCTGAGAGCGTTTGCCTCCTGAGCGGTGTTCCGATTGGCTACAGCACTCCGCTTACGATGATCGACTCGAGCAGCAAAATTCAACGGGGATCCAAGGGTGACGCATCCGTTTTACACCCTACCTGTCTCACCGCTGTACCG CTGATCCTTGACCGCATATCGAAGGGAATAAACGAGAATGTGAAACGTGGCGGTCCCTTCAAACAGGCGATATTCAACTTCGCTTACGAGTACAAACTCAAGTGGCTTAAACGAGGCTACGAAACACCCCTCTGCGACAAGTACGTATTCGGCGCGGCTAAACAGGTCCTTGGAGGACGAGCGAGGCTCATTTTATCCGGTGGAGCGCCGCTCAGTCCGGACACTCATTGCCAGATAAAACTTTGTCTCTGCGTCACCGTCACCCAGGGATATGGACTGACGGAAACGACGTCTTGCGCGACGGTGATGGACA CGTACGACCGAAGCACCGGCAGAGCCGGGGCGCCGACTACTGCCTGCGACATAAAGCTCGTAAGTTGGGAAGAGGCCGGTTACAGAGTGACCGACAAGCCGTATCCGAGGGGCGAGGTTATCATCGGTGGCGACAACGTTTCCGCCGGGTACTACAAGCTCAAGGACAAGACGTCGGAGGACTTCTATCAGGAATGTGGCAAACAGTGGTTCAAGACCGGGGACATTGCCGAGGTGCATCCTGACGGGTGTATCAAAATCATCG ACCGGAAGAAGGATCTGGTAAAACTGCAGCTGGGCGAATACGTGTCTCTGGGAAAGGTCGAAGCTGAGCTTAAGACATGTCCGGCGGTTGAGAACATCTGCATTTACGGTGATGCCAGTAAGCATTACACGGTCGCCTTGGTCGTGCCGAATCCTCGACACCTCGAGGAGCTGGCCGAGAATCTTGGACTGAGGCCTTCCTCGCTCGAGGAGCTGTGCAATAATCCGGAAATCGAGAAAGCCGTGCTTCAGGAGCTCGTCGAGCAGTCGAAGAAAT GTAAACTGGAGAAGTTCGAAATTCCTGGGGCTGTGAAACTCTGCGCCGAACAATGGTCACCGGATATGGGACTTGTCACGGCAGCTTTTAAACTCAAGAGGAAAGCCGTCCAGGAACGCTACCAGCACGAGATAAACCGGATGTACGCCTCGTGA
- the LOC124215264 gene encoding inactive hydroxysteroid dehydrogenase-like protein 1 isoform X2, protein MLLDIALSALALVVACWILFEPILRAGRTFWGAARLIFDSNTVDLKARYGEWAVVTGSTDGIGKAYAKELAVRGMSLVLISRNFDRLENTRKEILATNPNVEVKVIVADFSKGKDIYEKISIQLQDLPVAILVNNVGKQYEYPMYLGEVPETELWDIINVNVGATTLMTRMLIGAMEKRGRGAIVNVSSGSELQPLPLMTVYAATKIYVKSFSEALRAEYSRSGITVQHLVPFFINTKMNAFSAKLQVSSVMVPDATTYARNAVATLGKLDSSTGYWAHGIQQFFTVIPPVWVRTKIGQLINQTFREDYFKGKTVS, encoded by the exons ATGCTTCTCGACATCGCCCTCTCGGCACTCGCCCTGGTCGTTGCATGTTGGATACTCTTCGAGCCGATATTAAGGGCTGGCAGAACATTTTGGGGTGCGGCGAGGCTGATTTTTGATTCGAACACCGTCGACTTGAAGGCGAGGTATGGCGAATGGGCAG TTGTGACGGGTTCGACTGACGGAATCGGCAAGGCCTACGCCAAGGAACTGGCTGTCAGGGGAATGAGCCTGGTTCTGATAAGCAGAAATTTCGACAGGCTTGAGAACACAAGGAAGGAAATACTCGCGACGAATCCGAACGTCGAAGTCAAAGTCATAGTAGCAGATTTCAGCAAGGGAAAGGATATCtacgaaaaaatatcgattcaaCTTCAAGATTTGCCCGTAGCTATTCTAG TCAACAATGTCGGCAAGCAGTACGAGTACCCGATGTACCTGGGCGAGGTACCGGAAACGGAATTATGGGACATAATAAACGTGAACGTGGGGGCGACGACGCTGATGACCAGGATGCTGATCGGAGCGATGGAGAAGCGTGGCCGAGGAGCGATCGTCAACGTTTCGTCGGGTTCGGAACTGCAGCCGTTGCCTTTGATGACGGTTTACGCGGCGACTAAAATCTACGTTAAAAGTTTCTCGGAGGCGTTAAGAGCCGAGTATTCGAGGTCCGGGATAACGGTCCAGCATCTCGTGCCCTTCTTCATAAACACGAAGATGAACGCGTTCAGCGCAAAGCTGCAG GTGTCGAGTGTGATGGTACCGGACGCTACGACCTACGCTAGAAACGCCGTCGCGACGCTTGGAAAACTCGACTCTAGCACCGGATATTGGGCCCACGGAATTCAGCAATTTTTCACAGTCATTCCACCGGTCTGGGTGAGAACGAAGATCGGCCAGTTGATAAATCAGACGTTCAGGGAAGATTATTTCAAAGGGAAAACCGTGTCCTGA
- the LOC124215264 gene encoding inactive hydroxysteroid dehydrogenase-like protein 1 isoform X1: MRIKHTYRYSVPISVNAIESITHAASLCCRSLATDGLLSPFIRNESPVSTRKMLLDIALSALALVVACWILFEPILRAGRTFWGAARLIFDSNTVDLKARYGEWAVVTGSTDGIGKAYAKELAVRGMSLVLISRNFDRLENTRKEILATNPNVEVKVIVADFSKGKDIYEKISIQLQDLPVAILVNNVGKQYEYPMYLGEVPETELWDIINVNVGATTLMTRMLIGAMEKRGRGAIVNVSSGSELQPLPLMTVYAATKIYVKSFSEALRAEYSRSGITVQHLVPFFINTKMNAFSAKLQVSSVMVPDATTYARNAVATLGKLDSSTGYWAHGIQQFFTVIPPVWVRTKIGQLINQTFREDYFKGKTVS, from the exons CGCTGCGTCGCTTTGCTGCCGCAGTCTCGCAACCGACGGACTGCTTTCACCGTTCATCCGGAACGAATCACCG GTCTCGACGCGGAAAATGCTTCTCGACATCGCCCTCTCGGCACTCGCCCTGGTCGTTGCATGTTGGATACTCTTCGAGCCGATATTAAGGGCTGGCAGAACATTTTGGGGTGCGGCGAGGCTGATTTTTGATTCGAACACCGTCGACTTGAAGGCGAGGTATGGCGAATGGGCAG TTGTGACGGGTTCGACTGACGGAATCGGCAAGGCCTACGCCAAGGAACTGGCTGTCAGGGGAATGAGCCTGGTTCTGATAAGCAGAAATTTCGACAGGCTTGAGAACACAAGGAAGGAAATACTCGCGACGAATCCGAACGTCGAAGTCAAAGTCATAGTAGCAGATTTCAGCAAGGGAAAGGATATCtacgaaaaaatatcgattcaaCTTCAAGATTTGCCCGTAGCTATTCTAG TCAACAATGTCGGCAAGCAGTACGAGTACCCGATGTACCTGGGCGAGGTACCGGAAACGGAATTATGGGACATAATAAACGTGAACGTGGGGGCGACGACGCTGATGACCAGGATGCTGATCGGAGCGATGGAGAAGCGTGGCCGAGGAGCGATCGTCAACGTTTCGTCGGGTTCGGAACTGCAGCCGTTGCCTTTGATGACGGTTTACGCGGCGACTAAAATCTACGTTAAAAGTTTCTCGGAGGCGTTAAGAGCCGAGTATTCGAGGTCCGGGATAACGGTCCAGCATCTCGTGCCCTTCTTCATAAACACGAAGATGAACGCGTTCAGCGCAAAGCTGCAG GTGTCGAGTGTGATGGTACCGGACGCTACGACCTACGCTAGAAACGCCGTCGCGACGCTTGGAAAACTCGACTCTAGCACCGGATATTGGGCCCACGGAATTCAGCAATTTTTCACAGTCATTCCACCGGTCTGGGTGAGAACGAAGATCGGCCAGTTGATAAATCAGACGTTCAGGGAAGATTATTTCAAAGGGAAAACCGTGTCCTGA
- the Acsl gene encoding fatty acid CoA ligase Acsl3 isoform X1, giving the protein MIVEEKQEMEGFWIAGAIRAIQAISYVCDLLTFPVYLVLQRPWEKRKKSRRVKAKLVSKDENSVTYRSVDSPGEMHVAMKKRKVETLDEMLLWVAQVHNSKRCLGTRQILAEEDELQPNGRVFKKYKMGDYKWKTFSEVERLAASFGRGLRNLGMRSGRNVVIFAETRAEWMIAAHGCFKQNFPIVTIYATLGDEAIAHGINETEVDTVITSHDLLPKFKRLLELAPKIKTVIFMEDQLKPTNTSGYKDGVTLVPFSDVIKTGNTLKIEPSPPKADDTAIIMYTSGSTGIPKGVLLSHKNIIATLKAYCDVVEIRSDDVFLGYLPLAHVFELLAESVCLLSGVPIGYSTPLTMIDSSSKIQRGSKGDASVLHPTCLTAVPLILDRISKGINENVKRGGPFKQAIFNFAYEYKLKWLKRGYETPLCDKYVFGAAKQVLGGRARLILSGGAPLSPDTHCQIKLCLCVTVTQGYGLTETTSCATVMDTYDRSTGRAGAPTTACDIKLVSWEEAGYRVTDKPYPRGEVIIGGDNVSAGYYKLKDKTSEDFYQECGKQWFKTGDIAEVHPDGCIKIIDRKKDLVKLQLGEYVSLGKVEAELKTCPAVENICIYGDASKHYTVALVVPNPRHLEELAENLGLRPSSLEELCNNPEIEKAVLQELVEQSKKCKLEKFEIPGAVKLCAEQWSPDMGLVTAAFKLKRKAVQERYQHEINRMYAS; this is encoded by the exons ATGATCGTCGAAGAGAAACA AGAAATGGAGGGTTTCTGGATAGCCGGCGCTATACGCGCCATCCAGGCGATTTCTTACGTCTGCGATCTGCTCACCTTTCCGGTCTACCTGGTCCTCCAGCGGCCCTGGGAAAAGCGGAAGAAGTCCAGGCGAGTCAAGGCCAAGCTGGTATCGAAGGACGAGAACTCTGTGACCTACAGGTCAGTCGACAGTCCCGGGGAGATGCACGTCGCAATGAAAAAACGGAAGGTCGAAACCCTCGATGAAATGCTTCTTTGGGTCGCCCAAGTTCACAACTCGAAACGATGCCTCGGTACGAGACAGATCCTCgccgaggaggacgagctgcaGCCGAACGGTAGAGTCTTCAAAAAG TACAAAATGGGCGACTACAAGTGGAAGACCTTCTCGGAGGTCGAGAGACTCGCCGCGTCTTTCGGCCGAGGATTGAGGAACCTGGGAATGAGGTCGGGACGAAATGTGGTGATATTCGCTGAGACCAGAGCCGAGTGGATGATCGCGGCTCATGGATGCTTCAAGCAGAATTTCCCCATCGTTACGATATACGCGACACTTGGCGACGAGGCGATCGCTCACGGGATAAACGAGACCGAGGTCGACACCGTAATAACCAGTCACGATCTCCTTCCCAAGTTCAAAAGGCTACTTGAACTAGCGCCTAAGATAAAGACCGTAATTTTCATGGAGGATCAGCTCAAGCCCACAAACACATCGGGGTACAAG GATGGCGTTACTCTGGTGCCGTTTTCAGACGTCATCAAGACCGGTAACACCCTGAAAATCGAACCGTCACCGCCCAAGGCAGATGACACAGCGATAATAATGTACACCTCGGGCTCGACGGGAATTCCAAAGGGTGTTCTTCTCTCCCACAAAAACATCATCGCGACTCTCAAGGCCTACTGTGACGTCGTTGAAATTCGATCCGACGATGTATTCCTCGGTTATCTTCCACTCGCCCACGTCTTTGAACTATTAGCTGAGAGCGTTTGCCTCCTGAGCGGTGTTCCGATTGGCTACAGCACTCCGCTTACGATGATCGACTCGAGCAGCAAAATTCAACGGGGATCCAAGGGTGACGCATCCGTTTTACACCCTACCTGTCTCACCGCTGTACCG CTGATCCTTGACCGCATATCGAAGGGAATAAACGAGAATGTGAAACGTGGCGGTCCCTTCAAACAGGCGATATTCAACTTCGCTTACGAGTACAAACTCAAGTGGCTTAAACGAGGCTACGAAACACCCCTCTGCGACAAGTACGTATTCGGCGCGGCTAAACAGGTCCTTGGAGGACGAGCGAGGCTCATTTTATCCGGTGGAGCGCCGCTCAGTCCGGACACTCATTGCCAGATAAAACTTTGTCTCTGCGTCACCGTCACCCAGGGATATGGACTGACGGAAACGACGTCTTGCGCGACGGTGATGGACA CGTACGACCGAAGCACCGGCAGAGCCGGGGCGCCGACTACTGCCTGCGACATAAAGCTCGTAAGTTGGGAAGAGGCCGGTTACAGAGTGACCGACAAGCCGTATCCGAGGGGCGAGGTTATCATCGGTGGCGACAACGTTTCCGCCGGGTACTACAAGCTCAAGGACAAGACGTCGGAGGACTTCTATCAGGAATGTGGCAAACAGTGGTTCAAGACCGGGGACATTGCCGAGGTGCATCCTGACGGGTGTATCAAAATCATCG ACCGGAAGAAGGATCTGGTAAAACTGCAGCTGGGCGAATACGTGTCTCTGGGAAAGGTCGAAGCTGAGCTTAAGACATGTCCGGCGGTTGAGAACATCTGCATTTACGGTGATGCCAGTAAGCATTACACGGTCGCCTTGGTCGTGCCGAATCCTCGACACCTCGAGGAGCTGGCCGAGAATCTTGGACTGAGGCCTTCCTCGCTCGAGGAGCTGTGCAATAATCCGGAAATCGAGAAAGCCGTGCTTCAGGAGCTCGTCGAGCAGTCGAAGAAAT GTAAACTGGAGAAGTTCGAAATTCCTGGGGCTGTGAAACTCTGCGCCGAACAATGGTCACCGGATATGGGACTTGTCACGGCAGCTTTTAAACTCAAGAGGAAAGCCGTCCAGGAACGCTACCAGCACGAGATAAACCGGATGTACGCCTCGTGA